From one Pseudomonas fluorescens genomic stretch:
- a CDS encoding DOPA decarboxylase, with the protein MSPEEFRKHGHQLIDLIADYRQGVGELPVMAQVEPGYLKTALPSSAPTQGEPFENILKDVDQLVMPGLSHWQHPDFFGYFPSNGTLSSVLGDFLSTGLGVLGLSWQSSPALSELEETTVDWLRQMVGLSDQWSGVIQDTASTSTLVALISARERSSDYALAKGGLQGQGKPLMIYTSAQAHSSVDKAALLAGFGKDNIRYIETDDNFAMRPQALAAAIEQDLANGLQPCAVVATTGTTTTTAIDPLQPIGEIAREHGLWLHVDAAMAGSAMILPECRWMWDGIEQADSIVVNAHKWLGVAFDCSLYFVRDPQHLIRVMSTNPSYLQSAVDSKVKNLRDWGIPLGRRFRALKLWFMLRSEGIERLQQRLRRDLDNAQWLAEQVRGADGWELLAPVQLQTLCIRHCADALEGEALDAHTRRWADRLNASGVAYVTPATLNGRWMVRVSVGALPTERAHVVELWRNLQKVVLQ; encoded by the coding sequence ATGAGCCCGGAAGAATTTCGCAAACATGGCCACCAATTGATCGACCTGATCGCCGACTACCGCCAGGGTGTCGGTGAGTTGCCGGTCATGGCCCAGGTCGAGCCCGGTTACCTCAAGACGGCCTTGCCCAGCTCGGCGCCGACTCAGGGCGAGCCGTTTGAAAACATCCTCAAAGATGTCGATCAACTGGTCATGCCCGGCCTGTCGCACTGGCAACATCCGGATTTTTTCGGTTACTTCCCCTCCAACGGCACCTTGTCGTCGGTACTCGGCGATTTCCTCAGCACCGGCCTTGGCGTACTCGGCCTGTCGTGGCAATCCAGCCCGGCGTTGAGCGAACTGGAAGAAACCACCGTGGACTGGCTGCGGCAGATGGTCGGCTTGTCGGATCAGTGGAGTGGGGTGATCCAGGACACCGCTTCCACCAGCACCCTGGTGGCGCTGATCAGCGCCCGCGAGCGCAGCAGCGACTACGCCCTGGCCAAGGGCGGCCTGCAGGGGCAGGGCAAACCGCTGATGATCTACACCAGCGCCCAGGCCCACAGCTCGGTGGACAAGGCCGCGTTGCTGGCGGGCTTTGGCAAGGACAACATCCGCTACATCGAAACCGACGATAACTTCGCCATGCGCCCGCAGGCCCTGGCTGCGGCCATCGAACAGGACCTGGCCAACGGCCTGCAACCCTGTGCGGTGGTGGCCACCACCGGCACTACAACAACTACCGCCATCGACCCGCTGCAGCCAATCGGCGAGATCGCCCGTGAGCATGGCTTGTGGTTGCACGTGGACGCGGCCATGGCCGGTTCCGCGATGATCCTCCCGGAATGCCGCTGGATGTGGGATGGCATCGAACAGGCCGACTCGATCGTGGTCAACGCGCACAAGTGGCTGGGTGTGGCCTTTGATTGCTCGCTGTATTTCGTCCGTGATCCGCAGCACCTGATCCGGGTCATGAGCACCAACCCCAGTTACTTGCAGTCGGCGGTCGACAGCAAGGTCAAGAACCTGCGCGACTGGGGCATTCCGTTGGGGCGGCGGTTCCGTGCCCTGAAACTGTGGTTCATGCTGCGCAGCGAGGGTATCGAGCGCCTGCAGCAACGCTTGCGCCGCGACCTGGACAATGCCCAGTGGCTGGCCGAGCAGGTGCGTGGGGCAGATGGCTGGGAGTTGCTGGCGCCGGTGCAGTTGCAGACCCTGTGCATTCGCCATTGCGCCGATGCCCTGGAGGGGGAGGCACTGGATGCGCATACCCGCCGCTGGGCTGATCGGCTCAATGCGTCGGGTGTGGCCTATGTCACCCCGGCGACCTTGAATGGCCGCTGGATGGTGCGGGTGTCGGTGGGGGCGTTGCCAACCGAGCGGGCGCATGTGGTTGAGCTTTGGCGCAATTTGCAAAAAGTGGTTCTGCAGTAA
- a CDS encoding LysR family transcriptional regulator, with product MNPIFASLSIAHLRALQSMLQLKNLSHAADRLGSSQSVLSRQLAHMREAFDDPLLVRQGRGYVLSERGESLLVPLGQVLAELEALRQPQAFDPKRCERRFCLAASDYIAEHMLPLLVSTLEREAPGVSIEYRTWQPGQYELLASGEIDLATTLFDDAPANLHGRMLGEDRAVCLMHREHPLAGKTELSQDDYRAWNHVRISGGGDKDSFIDRHLREQGLSRRISLQVPFYSAAVQVVGSSQALVSVPEHIARQLSRLHPLTWRPLAFVEHSQRYWVVWHQRLHGSAEHRWLRNLVFEQWQQSQFGVHGGHAHSP from the coding sequence TTGAACCCGATTTTCGCTTCCCTGAGCATCGCCCACCTGCGCGCGCTGCAAAGCATGCTGCAGCTGAAAAACCTCAGTCACGCCGCCGATCGTCTGGGCAGCAGCCAGTCGGTGCTCAGCCGCCAGTTGGCGCATATGCGCGAGGCGTTCGACGACCCGCTGCTGGTGCGTCAGGGCCGTGGCTACGTGTTGAGTGAACGCGGCGAAAGCCTGCTGGTGCCGCTGGGCCAGGTGCTGGCCGAGCTTGAGGCCTTGCGTCAACCGCAGGCCTTCGACCCCAAGCGCTGCGAGCGGCGCTTTTGCCTGGCAGCCTCGGACTACATCGCCGAGCACATGCTGCCATTGTTGGTCAGCACCCTGGAGCGCGAAGCGCCGGGGGTGTCGATTGAGTACCGCACCTGGCAACCGGGGCAGTATGAGTTGCTGGCCAGCGGTGAAATCGACCTGGCCACCACGCTGTTCGACGACGCCCCGGCCAACCTGCATGGGCGCATGCTCGGTGAAGACCGCGCGGTGTGCCTGATGCATCGCGAGCACCCGTTGGCGGGTAAAACCGAACTGAGCCAGGACGACTACCGCGCCTGGAACCATGTGCGTATTTCCGGTGGTGGCGACAAGGACAGCTTTATCGATCGCCATCTGCGCGAGCAGGGCCTGAGCCGGCGCATCAGCCTGCAGGTGCCGTTCTATTCGGCGGCGGTGCAAGTGGTCGGCAGCAGCCAGGCGCTGGTTAGCGTGCCCGAGCACATCGCCCGCCAGCTCAGTCGCCTGCACCCACTGACCTGGCGGCCGCTGGCCTTTGTCGAGCACAGCCAGCGCTACTGGGTGGTCTGGCACCAGCGCCTGCATGGCTCGGCCGAGCACCGCTGGTTGCGCAACCTGGTGTTCGAGCAGTGGCAGCAGTCGCAGTTCGGTGTGCACGGCGGCCATGCGCATTCGCCATAG
- a CDS encoding aldehyde dehydrogenase family protein yields the protein MSNISLLPQVRGFLEREHSSFIDGCQQPEANAHYLEVIDPASDQVISRVAEACTKTVDDAVASSRRGFAQWSQTAPAVRASVLLKLADLIEQHREELAQLETCQSGKLINISRNFEVDQAAHFLRYYAGWATKLSGQTLTPSLPSFNGERYTAFTLREPVGVVVGIVPWNFSTMIALWKLGSALVTGCSIIIKPSEYTPLTILRIAELAIAAGLPPGALNVVTGAGLAGKALIEHPGTDKVSFTGSVPTGLAVGQSAMAANLTRTTLELGGKNAAGFLRDVPVHKAVEGIIEAGFLHSGQICAAAERFYVHRSQIEAVTGALSARLAKLKIGAPLDETSEFGPVSNKQHQAKLGALFAKARSENSQIIHGGRLLEGPGCYVEPTVILANSVHDSLLNEETFGPVATFLPYDDDEQLITLMNDSPYGLSASLWTNDLSKVLRLVSQVQAGTVWVNMHTLLDPAVPFGGVKASGVGREFGGAFIEDYTELKSVMIRY from the coding sequence ATGAGCAACATCAGCCTTTTACCCCAGGTGCGCGGGTTTCTTGAGCGCGAACACAGCAGCTTTATCGACGGGTGCCAGCAGCCTGAGGCCAATGCCCACTACCTTGAGGTAATCGATCCGGCCAGCGACCAGGTCATCAGCCGCGTGGCCGAAGCCTGTACAAAAACGGTCGACGATGCCGTCGCCTCCTCCCGTCGCGGTTTTGCGCAGTGGTCGCAAACCGCCCCCGCCGTGCGTGCCAGCGTGCTGCTGAAACTCGCCGATCTGATCGAACAGCACCGCGAAGAACTGGCGCAGCTGGAGACCTGCCAGTCGGGCAAGCTGATCAACATTTCGCGCAACTTCGAGGTCGATCAGGCCGCGCATTTCTTGCGCTACTACGCCGGCTGGGCGACCAAGCTCAGCGGCCAGACCCTCACCCCGTCGCTGCCCTCGTTCAACGGCGAGCGCTACACCGCCTTCACCCTGCGCGAACCGGTGGGTGTGGTGGTGGGCATCGTGCCGTGGAACTTCTCGACCATGATCGCCCTGTGGAAGCTCGGTTCAGCGCTGGTAACCGGTTGCAGCATCATCATCAAGCCCAGTGAATACACTCCGCTGACCATCCTGCGCATTGCCGAACTGGCCATTGCTGCCGGCCTGCCCCCGGGGGCGCTGAACGTGGTGACCGGCGCCGGCCTGGCAGGCAAGGCGTTGATCGAGCACCCGGGCACCGACAAGGTCTCGTTCACCGGCTCCGTGCCCACCGGCCTTGCCGTCGGCCAGAGCGCCATGGCCGCCAACCTGACCCGCACTACCCTGGAGCTGGGCGGCAAGAACGCTGCCGGGTTCCTGCGCGACGTGCCGGTGCACAAGGCGGTAGAGGGCATCATTGAAGCGGGCTTTTTGCATTCCGGGCAGATCTGCGCCGCAGCCGAGCGCTTCTATGTGCATCGCTCGCAGATCGAGGCAGTGACCGGCGCCTTGAGCGCGCGCCTGGCGAAGTTGAAGATCGGCGCGCCGCTGGATGAAACCAGCGAATTCGGCCCGGTGAGCAACAAGCAGCACCAGGCCAAACTCGGCGCGCTGTTTGCCAAGGCGCGCAGCGAGAACAGCCAGATCATCCATGGCGGACGCCTGCTCGAAGGCCCGGGGTGCTACGTCGAGCCGACGGTGATCCTGGCCAATTCGGTGCACGACAGCCTGCTCAATGAAGAGACCTTCGGGCCGGTGGCGACCTTCTTGCCGTACGACGATGACGAGCAACTGATCACGCTGATGAACGACAGCCCCTACGGCCTGAGCGCCAGCCTGTGGACCAACGACCTGAGCAAGGTCCTGCGCCTGGTGTCGCAGGTGCAGGCCGGGACAGTGTGGGTGAACATGCATACCCTGCTCGACCCGGCGGTGCCGTTTGGCGGGGTGAAGGCGTCGGGAGTCGGCCGTGAATTTGGTGGGGCATTTATCGAGGATTACACCGAGCTCAAGTCGGTGATGATTCGCTACTGA
- a CDS encoding TonB-dependent receptor — protein MTAPFARLPLLLAIAAALPTLPSFAAEPSPEALPTVTVTAQKREESVQDVPSAISVVSAKQIADSGGGFSAGKALQNVPNAIAPEFAGHQRPRWYIRGMGSGDMASTTVYPVGIYTDDVYIDPHVATGFPLYDMERVEVLRGPQGTLWGKNTTGGAINFVSRKPDFEKANGYFKLDLGTYNSRLYEGAYGDTLIDNKLAARVAFVDQSADGQLENQVDGHSVGDLHDQALRLQLLAQINDDLQATLQLHGRDYKGQGIATRAWGSGPGGSTLFGPAPKPDTDEAAFTGKAEDRIEHNGVQLALKWDLGDLQLDSITAFDDIHEKAESPNMSLYEFGRGFNDDRWKQVSQELRLSSAKNQPISWIVGTHLFHEQLDSRNDSGLLPKPYNQAFGVADYGRTDIDQSTDSFAIFGSSTWQATDNLSLTAGLRWTRETKDIDLHRVAAPDADAVSYNSERDWWKNYTGDLVTRVEQDEKRTWNKLTYDFTPEYQLNDNARVYFRYAKGFRSGGFSGGAQVQAEASVVAPENVDAYELGVKSEWFDERLIANANVFYYDYSDIQVNAVSVRDGQVVSLLTNSGQGVIRGAEFELQALPFSNLELHGSLGLLHTELQDFESGGVDYSGNRIARSPSRTLAVGGSYRIPLENGDEVRLGTDWRYQSRIYFLPTAQQDHSVSQGGYTLGNASATYHLGGRYDLDLTAYVNNLTDKQYKTDSVPLPFDIAWDARGDRRTFGVSATTRF, from the coding sequence ATGACCGCTCCCTTCGCCCGCTTACCTCTATTACTGGCCATCGCCGCCGCCTTGCCCACGCTACCGAGCTTCGCCGCCGAGCCAAGCCCCGAAGCCCTGCCCACCGTCACCGTCACCGCGCAAAAGCGCGAAGAGTCGGTGCAGGACGTACCCTCGGCCATCTCCGTGGTCAGCGCCAAGCAGATTGCCGACAGCGGTGGCGGCTTCAGCGCTGGCAAGGCGTTGCAGAACGTGCCCAACGCCATCGCCCCGGAGTTCGCCGGGCATCAGCGGCCGCGTTGGTACATTCGTGGCATGGGCTCGGGGGACATGGCGTCGACCACGGTTTACCCGGTGGGTATCTACACCGATGACGTGTACATCGACCCGCATGTGGCCACCGGTTTTCCGCTCTATGACATGGAGCGCGTCGAGGTGCTGCGCGGGCCGCAGGGCACCTTGTGGGGCAAGAACACCACCGGTGGGGCGATCAACTTCGTTTCGCGCAAGCCGGACTTCGAGAAGGCCAACGGTTACTTCAAGCTCGACCTGGGTACCTACAATTCGCGCCTGTACGAAGGCGCTTATGGCGATACGCTGATCGACAACAAGCTGGCGGCGCGGGTGGCGTTTGTCGACCAGAGCGCTGATGGCCAACTGGAGAATCAGGTCGATGGCCACAGCGTCGGCGATCTCCACGATCAGGCCCTGCGCCTGCAGTTGCTGGCACAGATCAACGATGACCTGCAGGCCACCCTGCAACTGCATGGCCGCGACTACAAAGGCCAGGGCATAGCCACCCGCGCCTGGGGCTCCGGGCCGGGGGGCTCTACGCTGTTTGGCCCGGCGCCCAAGCCCGATACCGATGAGGCAGCGTTTACCGGTAAAGCCGAGGACCGTATCGAGCACAACGGTGTGCAGCTGGCGCTGAAGTGGGACCTGGGCGACCTGCAACTGGACTCGATCACTGCCTTCGACGATATCCACGAAAAAGCCGAAAGCCCGAACATGAGCCTCTACGAATTCGGCCGCGGTTTTAACGATGATCGCTGGAAGCAGGTGTCCCAGGAGCTGCGTTTGTCTTCGGCAAAAAACCAGCCGATCAGCTGGATCGTCGGCACTCACCTGTTCCACGAACAACTCGACAGCCGCAACGACAGCGGCCTGTTGCCCAAGCCCTACAACCAGGCCTTTGGCGTGGCTGACTATGGCCGTACCGATATCGACCAGAGCACCGACAGCTTCGCAATTTTCGGCAGCAGCACCTGGCAGGCCACCGACAACCTGAGCCTCACCGCCGGCCTGCGCTGGACCCGCGAAACCAAGGACATCGACCTGCACCGCGTAGCCGCACCAGATGCCGATGCGGTCAGCTACAACAGCGAACGCGACTGGTGGAAAAACTACACCGGCGACCTGGTGACCCGCGTCGAGCAGGATGAAAAACGCACCTGGAACAAGCTCACCTACGACTTCACCCCCGAGTACCAGCTCAACGACAACGCGCGGGTGTATTTCCGTTATGCCAAGGGCTTTCGTTCCGGTGGTTTCAGCGGCGGTGCGCAGGTGCAGGCCGAGGCCTCGGTGGTGGCGCCGGAGAACGTCGATGCCTATGAACTGGGGGTCAAGAGCGAGTGGTTCGACGAGCGCCTGATCGCCAACGCCAACGTGTTTTACTACGACTACTCGGACATTCAGGTCAACGCTGTGTCGGTGCGCGACGGGCAGGTGGTGTCGCTGCTGACCAACAGCGGCCAGGGGGTGATTCGCGGCGCCGAGTTCGAGCTGCAGGCCTTGCCGTTCAGCAACCTGGAGCTGCATGGCTCGCTGGGCTTGCTGCACACCGAGTTGCAGGATTTCGAGTCGGGCGGGGTGGATTACTCGGGTAACCGCATTGCCCGCTCGCCGTCGCGAACCCTGGCGGTGGGCGGCAGTTACCGGATACCGCTGGAGAATGGCGATGAAGTGCGCCTGGGCACCGACTGGCGCTACCAGAGCCGGATTTACTTCCTGCCGACGGCGCAGCAGGATCACAGCGTGTCCCAGGGCGGCTATACCTTGGGCAATGCCAGTGCCACCTATCACCTGGGTGGGCGCTATGACCTGGACCTGACCGCATATGTGAACAACCTGACCGACAAGCAGTACAAGACCGACAGCGTGCCATTGCCGTTCGATATCGCCTGGGACGCGCGCGGCGATCGGCGCACGTTCGGGGTGAGCGCGACGACCCGTTTTTAA
- a CDS encoding AraC family transcriptional regulator, whose protein sequence is MPDIPPNTAYTQRFSAVLAYIDANLEGDLSVKALSQVANFSVFHFHRQFTAFVGVPVSRYVQLMRLRQAAHRLAANADYAVLEAALAAGFESPEAFSRAFRRALGMSPSAFRRQPNWQAWNTVFAIPHFSRSVIMQVRIVEFVQTRVAALEHCGPAAQVNESVGQFIAWRMASGQSPVASSRSFGIPYGNPDTTPAEDFRFALCGEIDEGVAANEFGVHERVIAGGRYAVVRHMGSPDHIGESIYPLYRDWLPDSGEELRDEPLFFHYLSVYPQTPQEQWQTDIYVPLR, encoded by the coding sequence GTGCCCGACATCCCGCCCAACACCGCCTACACCCAGCGCTTCAGCGCTGTGCTTGCCTACATCGACGCCAACCTCGAAGGTGATCTGTCGGTAAAAGCGCTGAGCCAGGTGGCGAACTTTTCGGTGTTTCACTTTCATCGTCAGTTCACGGCTTTCGTCGGGGTGCCAGTCTCGCGTTATGTGCAGTTGATGCGCTTGCGCCAGGCGGCGCATCGTTTGGCGGCCAATGCCGATTACGCGGTGCTGGAGGCTGCCCTGGCTGCTGGTTTCGAAAGCCCGGAGGCATTCAGCCGGGCGTTTCGGCGAGCGCTGGGCATGTCGCCGAGTGCCTTTCGCCGCCAGCCGAACTGGCAGGCCTGGAATACGGTGTTCGCTATCCCTCACTTTTCCAGGAGCGTCATCATGCAGGTGCGTATTGTGGAGTTTGTTCAAACCCGGGTCGCGGCGCTGGAGCACTGCGGCCCGGCCGCGCAGGTCAACGAGAGCGTGGGCCAGTTCATTGCCTGGCGCATGGCCAGCGGGCAGTCGCCAGTGGCGTCGAGCCGCAGCTTTGGCATCCCCTACGGCAACCCCGATACCACGCCAGCGGAGGATTTTCGTTTCGCCCTTTGTGGTGAGATTGATGAGGGGGTGGCGGCGAATGAATTCGGCGTGCACGAACGGGTGATTGCTGGCGGGCGTTATGCGGTAGTGCGGCATATGGGCTCGCCGGACCATATTGGTGAATCCATCTATCCGCTGTATCGCGACTGGTTGCCGGACAGTGGCGAGGAGTTACGCGATGAGCCGTTGTTTTTTCATTACCTGAGTGTGTATCCGCAAACGCCGCAGGAGCAGTGGCAGACGGATATTTATGTGCCATTGCGGTAG
- a CDS encoding low molecular weight protein tyrosine phosphatase family protein — protein MTNLLFVCSRNQWRSPTAEALWRRRPGFDARSAGTSPNARKPIDPADIRWADVIFVMERKHHNRLQAQYARLLEHKRLYTLDIPDDFQYMDPELVAILEDTVAFCLATQG, from the coding sequence GTGACTAACCTCCTGTTCGTCTGCAGCCGCAACCAGTGGCGCAGCCCTACTGCAGAAGCGCTCTGGCGCCGCCGCCCCGGCTTCGATGCCCGGTCGGCGGGCACCAGCCCGAATGCGCGCAAACCCATCGACCCAGCGGACATTCGCTGGGCCGATGTGATTTTTGTCATGGAACGCAAACACCACAATCGCCTGCAGGCACAGTACGCCCGGCTGCTTGAGCACAAGCGGCTTTATACCCTGGATATTCCCGATGATTTTCAGTACATGGACCCAGAATTGGTGGCCATACTCGAAGACACGGTCGCGTTCTGTCTTGCTACCCAGGGTTGA
- a CDS encoding signal peptidase II, whose translation MELIMRSRLFVVLIGLGFIAVDQWVKLQALITLQSESFKLGGRFAWLDIALSLNPGAFLSLGAGLAPGVKQLIFIVGVAVVVGWATWWSLARWTSAPARAAAVYFIALGGASNLIDRVFREGHVVDYMVLNVGTVHTGVFNIADVAIMVGAGVLLWVELRKSREA comes from the coding sequence ATGGAACTCATAATGAGGAGCCGGCTTTTTGTGGTTCTGATTGGCTTGGGCTTTATCGCTGTGGACCAGTGGGTCAAGCTGCAGGCGCTAATAACGCTGCAATCGGAAAGTTTCAAACTGGGTGGCCGCTTCGCTTGGCTGGATATCGCGTTGAGCCTGAACCCCGGGGCGTTCCTGAGCCTGGGTGCAGGGTTGGCACCGGGCGTAAAGCAACTGATTTTCATCGTCGGCGTGGCGGTTGTAGTGGGCTGGGCCACCTGGTGGTCCCTGGCGCGTTGGACAAGCGCTCCCGCGAGAGCGGCGGCGGTTTACTTCATTGCCTTGGGCGGCGCTTCCAACCTGATTGACCGAGTGTTTCGTGAAGGGCACGTGGTCGACTACATGGTGCTCAACGTCGGGACCGTGCACACCGGCGTTTTCAATATTGCCGATGTTGCCATCATGGTCGGGGCGGGAGTGTTGCTCTGGGTTGAGCTACGAAAAAGCCGGGAAGCTTAA
- a CDS encoding GGDEF domain-containing protein yields the protein MPVDLQALYPKLIHLMLDTVFVVDRDHQIVFVSDACEALLGYRAAELTGTPITDYIHPDDLAVTQASIVRVMNGQSHVDFRNRYIRKDGGVVHILWAAFWSEEVGARIGVARDVTALRQAEDELRFLAHHDPLTALSNRALFNDRLESAVQAAQRHQSTLALLFLDINDFKGINDVHGHAMGDRILCMIARRLEGCVRATDTVARIGGDEFTVLLPGIQSQDAVFAKVGEILAAMAEPLDTEFGGLSMPSCSVGVAFYPQDAENADTLLSHADGDMYRIKKQRAAQRIAFKHLQAE from the coding sequence ATGCCCGTTGACCTCCAAGCGCTGTACCCCAAACTGATCCATCTGATGCTGGACACGGTTTTCGTGGTCGACCGGGATCACCAGATTGTCTTTGTCAGTGATGCCTGCGAAGCGCTGCTCGGTTACCGCGCCGCCGAGCTGACCGGCACACCGATCACCGACTACATCCACCCTGACGACCTGGCGGTGACCCAGGCCTCGATTGTGCGGGTCATGAACGGTCAATCCCACGTCGATTTTCGCAACCGCTACATCCGCAAGGATGGCGGTGTCGTGCATATCCTGTGGGCTGCGTTCTGGTCCGAGGAGGTGGGTGCGCGCATCGGTGTGGCGCGGGACGTGACGGCCCTCAGGCAGGCCGAAGATGAACTGCGCTTCCTGGCCCATCACGATCCTTTGACGGCCCTGAGCAACCGCGCGCTGTTCAACGATCGGCTGGAGTCGGCCGTGCAAGCGGCACAGCGCCACCAGAGCACACTGGCGTTGCTGTTTCTGGACATCAACGACTTCAAGGGTATTAATGACGTCCATGGGCACGCCATGGGGGACCGGATCCTCTGCATGATTGCCCGGCGACTGGAAGGCTGCGTACGCGCGACCGACACGGTGGCGCGGATCGGTGGTGATGAGTTCACCGTGCTGTTGCCGGGTATTCAGTCGCAGGATGCCGTTTTCGCCAAGGTGGGGGAGATTCTTGCGGCCATGGCCGAGCCCCTGGACACTGAATTTGGCGGGCTCAGTATGCCGTCGTGCAGTGTCGGCGTGGCCTTTTACCCCCAGGACGCAGAGAATGCCGATACCCTGCTAAGCCATGCGGATGGCGATATGTACCGGATCAAGAAACAACGCGCCGCACAGCGAATAGCATTCAAGCATCTACAAGCCGAGTAA
- a CDS encoding DUF2986 domain-containing protein produces the protein MNRQKKIKQLLKAHAKKASAKLAPKSKPKYISKADRLKLEAEASDAAVTPAE, from the coding sequence GTGAATCGTCAGAAGAAAATCAAACAGCTATTAAAGGCCCACGCCAAAAAGGCCAGCGCCAAACTGGCACCGAAGAGCAAGCCCAAATACATTAGCAAGGCTGACCGGTTGAAACTGGAAGCTGAAGCCAGCGACGCTGCTGTCACCCCCGCAGAGTGA
- a CDS encoding isochorismatase family protein, with amino-acid sequence MRQVLLIVDVQSTFSPPEWLVDGVRALSERILTIASVELHDEQVTPFAKQLGWHPAAEDESLVEADKVFIKHGYGQTAETIEYIKQLGVERVLVCGIQTETCVLAAGFALFDAGLSPTLVTDLTVGSSLDRSGQLGIDLWKHHFRQVITRAEVIAELDA; translated from the coding sequence ATGCGGCAGGTTTTGCTTATCGTTGATGTCCAGTCCACATTCAGTCCGCCGGAGTGGCTGGTCGATGGTGTACGGGCGTTGTCAGAACGAATTCTGACGATTGCCTCGGTCGAGCTGCACGATGAGCAGGTGACCCCGTTTGCAAAGCAGCTTGGCTGGCATCCCGCAGCCGAAGACGAGAGCCTGGTCGAAGCCGACAAGGTATTTATCAAGCACGGATACGGGCAGACCGCTGAAACCATCGAGTACATCAAGCAACTCGGCGTCGAGCGCGTGCTGGTTTGCGGTATCCAGACCGAAACCTGCGTACTCGCCGCCGGGTTCGCACTGTTCGATGCCGGGCTCTCGCCCACGCTGGTTACCGACCTGACTGTCGGCTCATCCCTCGACCGGTCAGGTCAGTTGGGCATCGATCTGTGGAAGCATCACTTCCGTCAGGTCATTACCAGGGCAGAAGTGATTGCTGAGCTTGATGCATGA
- a CDS encoding NUDIX hydrolase → MLPNKACAVVLSSTPHPRILLFRHPLAGVQLVKGSIEKGETAGQAALRELAEESGINTATIMDDLGCWEAGHLGQVWSFHLCRVSEPLPEQWSHRTLDDHGHTFEFFWAALEHLPFADCHPVFQRALRFLSAALGARGHWAGKQR, encoded by the coding sequence ATGCTCCCCAACAAGGCCTGCGCTGTCGTCCTTTCATCCACTCCGCACCCCAGGATCCTCTTGTTTCGTCATCCGCTGGCGGGGGTGCAACTGGTCAAGGGCAGCATTGAAAAAGGCGAAACAGCGGGGCAGGCAGCGCTGCGGGAACTGGCAGAAGAGTCCGGTATCAACACCGCTACCATCATGGACGACCTGGGCTGTTGGGAGGCCGGGCACCTGGGCCAGGTCTGGTCGTTTCACCTATGCCGTGTGAGTGAGCCGTTGCCTGAACAGTGGTCTCATCGCACGCTCGATGACCATGGCCACACTTTTGAATTCTTCTGGGCTGCGCTCGAGCATTTGCCCTTCGCCGATTGTCATCCGGTCTTCCAGCGTGCGTTGCGGTTTTTATCCGCGGCCCTGGGTGCCCGTGGCCATTGGGCAGGCAAACAGCGCTAA